The nucleotide sequence AAGTCTGGCATTCTGTGCTCTAAGATTTCAGATAGTAAGGGCTTACCACGCTGCAATCCTAAggccacttacctgtgagtaagcccattaactttaataggacttacttctgaatagacacacaTAAGAtttaggtattatttatttatattaagtacatttatatcccacctttcctacaaagagctcaaggcagcatatatggTTCCTTCTCACTTTCATTTATCCTCAGaataaccctgagaggtaggttaggttgagagatagtgactggcccaaggtcactccacgagtatggtcaagtggggatttgaacccaggtttcccCAGCCTTAGACCAGCACTAACCACTATACTGTActattaatctgcaatcctgtacacacttacctaatTAGTGAAGCTTAATTGGGGAAGACACTTATAGGATTGTGCTCATAAGATCCTAGAGTGAACATACCTGAGTGATCGCATGAATATGTGTGACAGACAACTgacattgttttgctttttgcccTATCCAGTTAGATGTAAATAGTTAACTCTGGCTTTAAATGACCTCTTACTTGGCATCTGTTACATTTATATTACTAACCAAGTGTTTCTTAAGGCCCCATCGGCACTATGAATGTAAAGCGCTATTGcataactttaaacagtcatggctttccctaaataatcctgggagcttgtcatggccccgtcagaggactcctcagatgaggatgactcgggagtaacagcagcagacccaggagcagcagactcagaaggagacacggaggagcctcctgagaatccagctccttctccccctcagctgcagagcaccccagatacagcagaggccctgcagccagacacagacagtgcacaggatactcccccctcacctgcagaacgtagacagcagaaggtcaggcagaagaggggcaggcctgtctccttaaggcccaaacgctgagggctcacacctgctgtccatcctgctctttataaggcacaccttggctgcagcttgttgctgactgcaacgtcaggcgtggcttgtgtgttcctagtttcctggcaccctcttttggactgaccccttggcacttgatcccggacctctactgacctcacttctggactcctgactcggcaagtacgcttcggacaagcctggcccttatcagctcccctcctcctagacctggcagatttatggccagactgccggctaaggactttgcttccctgccaaccactcaggaatttccagccccccaccggcactgctgacgcagtgtagagctgacagagctgtagtttgttaaagatgctgaaaATTGTTGGAAGAccgctattcccctcacagagctacaattctcagagttctctgggaatagGGATTGATCGTTAAACCACTCCAAGAACTGTAGCACACTAAGGGGAATTATAGAGGTCTCCTGTCAACACTCAGTACCTTTAACAAAGTcgcattcccaggattctttgggggaagccataactgttaaagtggctTGACATtccttcaaatgtatagtgcagatgggacctaatGCTGTAAAATTTCTAGGTTAGTTTTAGGTTAGTTATTTTCTAGCTGCTCCTAAAAACAGATTTTTCATGTAAGATTAAAAGCCAGTTTCCCAGACATTCCACTTTCTTTCCTCCTTTTTGAGTAATTAAatattaggagctataatgcaaggtctgagcgagttatatcaatgagattaatgggaaacctattaacataaccatcatccaagtctacgctccaacggcaaatgcagacgaagaggaactggagagattttacgcagaagtacaggaagaaattgatcacgcacaaaaacaagatgtgtagataatcatgggggactgcaaTGTAAaaacagggaacagagaagaactaggaattgtggggaaatggggtttaggaggtagaaatgaagcaggagaaagacttattgaattttgtgaagccaataattggtttcttgcaaacacattttttgagcaaccaaaaagacgactgtacacatggacatcaccagatggtcaatataggaatcaaattgattatataactggtaacagaagatggagaagttccatactttctgcaaaaacaagaccaggagcagactgcggtacagatcatgaactggtaatatcaaaaatcagagttaaagctaaagaagaacagcaaagcaatcattatgccctaaatacaatttaaataacatcccagaagaatataaagatcaaagaaggaacagatttgaggctttaaacttagttgacagagagccagaagaactatgaaatcagagacattatcagggaagaatgcaaaaagacaatatctctaattaaaaagagaaaggcctgaatggatgactgaagaaactcttaaaatcgttaaagaaagaaggaaagcaaaagcaaaaggagacagaaacacggttagaaccctaaatgcaacaatacagtgactagtatgtaaggacaaagagaactattacaatagttactgtataaaaatagaagaggacaacaaaatgggaagaacaagagccctattccaaaaaattagagaaattaaacggaaatttaaaccaagagtagggacattgaataatcaacaggggaacacactgactggccgagatgaaataaaaggaagatggaagcaatacactgaagaattctataaaagagatcccaggatgacagatttattcatggagcaaccatatgatgaagaaccaggaattttagaatgtgaggtgaaagctgctcttaaaattcttggaagaaacaaatcaccaggaacagatggaatGCCAATAGAGTTGCCACAGGGTACTGAGACTGGATCTGtcaaaagtttgacaaaaatttgccaacaaatatgaaaaacaatggcccacagattggaagcattcaatatacatcacaattccaaagaaaggggatcccagggaatgcagtaattatcgaactattgccttaatatcccatgcaagtaaagtaatgctcaagattctacaacacaggctcttaccatatatggagcgagaaatgccagatgtccaagctggatttagaaagggaagaggcaccagagatcatattgcaaacatatgttgaataatggaatggaccaaggaatttcagaaggaaatcaccctctgctttatagattacagcaaagcttttgattgtgtagatcatgaaaaactatggaatgctttaaaagaaatgggggtgccacagcatctgattgttctaatgtgcaacctatactctggacaagaggctgtaaggacagaatatggagaaaccgactggttccccatcggaaagggtgtgagacaagggtgtattttatcatcctatttgtttattctgtattcagaacatatcatatggaaagttggattggaccaagatgaaggtgtgaaaattgaagggagaaatataaataatttaagatatgccaacaataccatactactagcagaaaccagtaatgaaacCAGCatttgaatgctgatgaaaattagaggaaagcacaaaagcaggactacagctgaacatcaagaagactaaagtaatgacaacagaagagttatgtaacttcaaagttgacaacgaggacattgaacttatcaaagattatcaatgctttggcatagtcattaaccaaaatgaagacaatagtcaagaaatcagaagaaggctaggactggggagggcagctacgagagaactagaaaaggtcctcaaatgcaaagatgtatcactgaacaccaaagtcaggatcattcagaccgtggtattcccgaattctatgtatggatgtgaaagttggacagtgaaaaagatggataagagaaaaatcaactcgtttgaaatgtggtgttggaggagagctttgtggataccatggactgcgaaaaagacaaataatagggtgttagaacaaattaaaccagaactgccgctggaagctaaaatgatgaaactgagattatcatactttggacacataatgagaagacctgattcactagaaaagacaataatgttggggaaaacagaagggagtagaaaaagaggaaggccaaacaagagatggattgattccataaaggaagccacagacctgaatttacaagatctgaacacggtggttcatgacagatgctattggaggtcactgattcttagggttgccgtaagtcgtaatcaacttgaaggcacataacaacaaatatgtgTTACTCTTCTATTACTTTTTAATCTGAATTATTATTCAATCttgcttttaatctgttttaatgtttccaTTGCCATTGGCTTGTGAATTAATAAAACCTATTTATTTTGGACACCTCTACACACAACACAGTTTTACACTGGTTTAGCAGTCATTTCCCTTCCCAGGGATCCTTGAGAATTACGGTTCTGAGAGAGGGGGAGCTAAGCATCTCCAACAAATAATTCTCAGCGGTCTTGCCAAACTAGAATTCCCAAGATTCAGTGAGGGAATCTCTGGGTGTTACTGGTAGAAAATCAACATAAGCACAGATGTACACATTAGCACTCGCAGGTTTCTGAGTCTGCATCTGCTGAGATAATATGAAATCAGTGGGTGGGAGGAAGAAGTGACTAACCATCCCCATACACATCAACTCACAGCTATAAAAGACTCccatggttttcttttttttcttcagcCATGCTTACTTCTAGTTTTGAAGCTGGGGTAGGTGggagatgttttgtgagaaaaaaaTTGGTGGGCAGGAATGGGTTACATATTTTCCTCCTGCCTGCCAATTTTTGCCCACTTTGTGCTAACTCTGTTTGCCTAATGAGGGAAACACAAGGTTGGGAACTCTGTCTTTTCcgcataagaatataagagccctgctggtttaggccaaaggcccataaagtccagcattctgttcccacaacgGCTAACCAgatgatgcctgtgggaagcctgcaggtCGCCTGCAGGCAGGATATGAGAATGATACCCCTCTCCTGCTCATGAGTCCTAGCAgccggtattcagaggcatatcccctccaacactggaggagctatgtagccatcatagctagcagTCATTTTTAGCCTTGTCCCCCATGAGTTAATCTCCATTGAAAGTCATCCAGTTTGATGGCCATTGCaaatcttgtgggagcgaattctataactatgttctgtgtgaagaagtccttccaaTAGCCGTCAGTGGAGCAGGGCGGGGCAGTGTTGctctcacctggcttcccaacaggGAGGTCACTGCCTGTAACTGAgaaggagaggggcagggaaagTAGGCACAGTATGGCGCAGCAACAGGAGTGGCAGATTGGCGCCACCACCATGCCTCCTCAAACATCCTCACCACCTCGTTTCTCCCTCTTGGTTACCGGCAGCAACCTCCACATTGGAATGTGAAGCAATGAGCAATGCCCCCATCCCGCCCCGCCACCCGTTACTGAgtccttccttttttctgtctTGATTCTTCAAACATTCCTTGCCAGTGTCTAGTCTCAGCCTAAGTATTAGTGTAGATGTATCTTCTGCCTCTCTCATTTTTTGCAGCTGCCATGCCCAGCTGGTACCATGCAAACATGTTTCTTTGTAGGAAGCTACAGTGGCAGGAAGCTACAGACAATTCAAGCCTTGAATTTTCCAGCTGGCTCAACAAAATCATCAACAATAGAATCCTCCTACTGGAAAGCAAGTGTGGGATAGTAGTTAGCGTTTCAGACTAGGACAAGataaacctgggttcaaatctccactcagtcatAAATCTGACCAGATAACCTTATGCTTGTTTCTATATttctaccctacctcacagggttgttgtgagaataaaattggggGAGGTATGTatgctgagctgagctgagcttcttggaggaaaatcTGGATACAAAAGTAAGAAATAAAGGTGGGAACAGAGATATTTAGATTCCTTCTTTCCAAAGCCAGAATGCATGAATTTTGTCTGCCTGTTTCCCAATTCCACTTGAAATACGGATATAGTAGCCTTAGCTACCAATAAGGTCTACTCTGGCCTTATCCTCCTGAATTCAGAAGTCCTGAATCTGGAAACCACTTTCCCTCCCAATACACGTACCCCCAAACTTTACAGATCCATTCTCTCTATTAAGCAGCCCAATCTGCTATAAAGTACACCCTCACTAAAAGAATACTATGCTTAGTAGGAAGAAGGTGCCCTGTACCTTGAATGCCATCCGCTGCCTCTCACTCTGGATAGAGTGTACAAAGGCAAAAACTTTCTCCCACTCCTGGAAGTAGCTACCACTTAAGCCCAGCATCCTCCACGCGTGGTAGGGCAGGAGAAGCACAGATTCCAGCGCACTGCCAAGTGATGGGAAGACACTGAGCCAATCCAGTGTGGCTCCGATAGCGCTGGCTACATAGTTGACGGTGGCTGCTGTGTTGTAGAAGGCACAGTAGGCCAAAGGCGTAGTGAAAGCCAGGTAGGCCAGACCCAGTCGGTACAGTCGGGCACTAAGCTTCTCACTGGTGCCCCTGCTGGCTTTATAGCGCCGGCGCCGCTGGGCTGTCACGCTAGTTGTGAGAGTGATGGGGAAGATGGCCACAGGACGGCCATAGAAGATTGGAGCGGTTATGAAGGCAGCCATCAAGGTAGCTTGAAGGTCAGAGGCTTGGTTGCCCACCCCAGACACCAAGTGAACTCCAAGGCCCACAGCCAGGGGAAGAGCCACAAAGTAAAAACCAGGGAGGGTTGAGAGACCAATGAAGGCCACCAACCCAAAGTAGATGCCTACCAAGGCTTGGCCAAGGAAGCGCACAGGACTCAAAGGCGGAGGCCTATCCCTGTGTGTTTCCAGGGTGTTATTGGCCTGCACCACCCAACCTGGCAACAGCCACAGCTCCCAGAGCCACCCTATTCCAAAGCCCCCCATAGTCAGCATCCACAATAGGGCATGGTTATCCCGGCCCAGGTAAAGATGATGGAGCCCAGCAGGGCCTCCCAGCGCCCAGAGGGCAATAGTCACCAGAAGCCGCTTGGCCATCATACGCCAGACACTCCTTCACCATGGACGGTGTCTTCTGCTGCAAGACATCTCACTGGCTGCCAGTAGTCCTGAGAAGGGAGAGAGCAAAAGGTAACAGGTACATGGAGAACACACGCCCTGTGCACATTTCAGGGCATTAGGTCAGATTAGGCTATGGTTCTGGCTGACATGCTGAAACCTCCTCCCTCCTACTAAGACTGCCAATATTATTTCCTGGTTTCTGAATAACTACAATCATTTTCCTGGCAACAAATATTTGCCACTTGGGAATGCTTCTGTGCCTTCCTAGGGCCTACTGGCCCAACAAAAGGGATTTCCTAGCCACAATGCTGTCTATACCCAGAGCTTCCCACATCTCCCACATGCTGGATCCAGCCAAACTGGGCTCACCGCTTACTGAATCAACAAGAGAAATCTGAAGAGAGCCAAGTCCAGGCAATCACCGTATCTCAGTGACTGAGTacatacatgctttgcatgcagaaagttccagattCAGTCCTGGGCATTTtcaggtacggctgggaaagacccctgcctgaaaccctggagagccactgctattAAGAGCAGGCAATACTTCTAAAAGACCCCACtgtctgactgggtataaggcagcttcctgtgccccTATGAACAGCATTTCCAGAAGCATAAACACACACCTCTCGGCTTACTCCCAGCAAGGGAACATCAGCAATTTTGATCAGGGACATAATGTCAACTCAGAGAGCCTTTGATCTCATGGGACTAGGCTGGACTTTGCTTTCCTCCGTGCGGTGGGAATGAAGAATGGGATTGCGCACAGGGCTTCTGTCAGGAAAGGGGTGGGGATGACTGGCCAAAGGGCACTGGGGCACATCCTGTGTACTGATAGCACTGGAGAGGCAGGGGCTGCGTAGAAGGCTTTCCTCAAGGAATAGAGGGGACTCAGCCCTGGCACTAGGTTTTCCCCAAGCCATCTGTGCCTTTTAAAGTACACATGCACTAATCACACTGATATGGTGGGGGATATACTGTTTAAATGTTGCTACTATACAGCTCTATAGTTGGCACTGATTTTTGCCCTTTTCAGAGCCTACTCAAAGCCAGCACTATAACTCCTTATGCAATGCATGGCGGGGGGGGGTAATGGAAGAGTAATTAACTTCTTCTGAGCTGGGCAGTAAAGCTTTACGAACATACAAAGTGCCTGCCAAACCAAAATTCACCCAGTCCTGCATGGTGGCCAATAACCACCTGCCAGATGCTTCTGAAAGTTCACAAATAGTCTTCCACTGTTGCTTCATGCCTGCATCTGGAACCCTCTTTACTCGGAAGTAAAAACCTATTGAGTTCCCTGGAATATACTGTCAAgaggtaagcatgcacaggattgcagcctcagaagtatactgcatctggacatggagggTTTTTGTCTGGGTGCCTTACCAGCAATCTTTTCTCCACCTGAAGCA is from Rhineura floridana isolate rRhiFlo1 chromosome 3, rRhiFlo1.hap2, whole genome shotgun sequence and encodes:
- the DNAJC22 gene encoding dnaJ homolog subfamily C member 22, with product MMAKRLLVTIALWALGGPAGLHHLYLGRDNHALLWMLTMGGFGIGWLWELWLLPGWVVQANNTLETHRDRPPPLSPVRFLGQALVGIYFGLVAFIGLSTLPGFYFVALPLAVGLGVHLVSGVGNQASDLQATLMAAFITAPIFYGRPVAIFPITLTTSVTAQRRRRYKASRGTSEKLSARLYRLGLAYLAFTTPLAYCAFYNTAATVNYVASAIGATLDWLSVFPSLGSALESVLLLPYHAWRMLGLSGSYFQEWEKVFAFVHSIQSERQRMAFKVLGIHDDATREEISKSYREQVKLWHPDHNQHRAEEAERRFIEVQAAYELLMQTRKPKPA